Proteins from one Ranitomeya variabilis isolate aRanVar5 chromosome 1, aRanVar5.hap1, whole genome shotgun sequence genomic window:
- the LOC143793451 gene encoding N-acetyltransferase 8F1-like — protein sequence MSEYQIRLYKDSDYESVREIFAHGITEHTAKAFHFSLRLPHIWAIFVVTFLLFSHITGSLLLSILAVIIDIGFLFLINKYIFVSYVQHSLDDDMLDIQKYYFQRDGYCFWVAESSGEIAGMVAAVPPDHPRGERQVELKRMSVPRKYRGKGIAKALCRMVIDFARERGCEAVILETSYPQVDAWRMYEKMGFKRMRTFFAPSLMAKLIGFTLLFYRYDLPVHR from the coding sequence ATGTCTGAATACCAGATCCGGCTCTACAAGGACTCTGACTATGAAAGCGTTCGAGAGATCTTTGCTCATGGCATAACTGAACATACCGCCAAAGCTTTCCATTTTTCACTCCGTCTCCCACATATCTGGGCCATTTTTGTGGTGACGTTCCTTCTATTCTCACATATCACTGGGTCACTACTGCTGTCCATTTTAGCTGTGATCATTGATATTGGCTTCCTATTTCTTATCAATAAGTACATCTTTGTGTCCTATGTCCAGCACAGTCTGGATGACGACATGTTGGACATTCAGAAATATTACTTTCAGAGAGACGGTTACTGCTTTTGGGTGGCGGAGTCTTCAGGAGAAATAGCAGGGATGGTGGCTGCGGTCCCACCAGATCATCCCAGAGGAGAGAGACAAGTGGAACTCAAGAGGATGTCCGTACCCAGAAAATACCGGGGCAAGGGAATCGCAAAGGCCTTATGCAGGATGGTCATTGACTTTGCTCGGGAGAGAGGCTGTGAGGCGGTGATCTTGGAGACCTCATACCCTCAAGTTGATGCCTGGCGGATGTATGAGAAGATGGGTTTTAAGAGAATGAGAACCTTCTTTGCCCCGTCACTGATGGCAAAATTAATTGGCTTTACATTACTGTTCTACCGGTATGATCTTCCCGTTCACAGGTGA
- the LOC143793450 gene encoding N-acetyltransferase 8-like, with protein MQVSSVCSNMSDYFLRLYKDSDYHEARDLFASGLKEHINKAFRHALCLTHIWLPALATITLPALNLVSVNTFALAVALALVTLWFCARYMYTSYIDHVLSDDMLDIRKYYLQRNGYCFWVAESTRGEFMGMIAALPSSEPGGEKYLELRRLSVVKRHRGKGVAKVLCRRLIDFARKRGCEAVVLTTTLPQWEACKMYEKLGFRLTDEFYYSKVLSRVVDFRVLAYQYDIPTA; from the exons ATGCAGGTCAGCTCAGTG TGCTCCAACATGTCTGACTACTTCCTCCGACTCTACAAGGACTCTGACTACCACGAGGCCAGGGACCTGTTTGCTAGTGGCCTTAAGGAGCACATCAATAAAGCCTTCCGGCATGCTCTGTGCCTGACTCACATTTGGCTTCCAGCCTTGGCCACGATAACCCTTCCTGCGCTAAACCTCGTGTCTGTGAACACCTTCGCCCTTGCGGTTGCCTTGGCTTTGGTCACTCTGTGGTTTTGTGCCCGTTACATGTACACGTCTTACATAGATCATGTCCTCTCCGATGACATGTTGGACATTAGGAAATATTACCTGCAGCGGAACGGTTATTGTTTTTGGGTTGCGGAGTCTACAAGAGGGGAGTTCATGGGGATGATTGCCGCTCTCCCTTCTTCTGAACCCGGAGGAGAAAAATATCTGGAACTGAGACGACTCTCAGTGGTGAAGCGGCACAGGGGTAAAGGGGTCGCCAAGGTCTTGTGCAGGAGGCTCATTGACTTCGCCAGGAAGAGAGGTTGTGAGGCGGTGGTCCTGACAACCACGTTACCCCAATGGGAGGCCTGCAAAATGTACGAGAAGCTCGGCTTCAGGCTGACAGATGAATTTTACTACTCTAAGGTGCTGAGCAGAGTTGTAGACTTCAGGGTCCTGGCCTATCAGTATGATATCCCAACAGCGTAG